The Serpentinimonas maccroryi genome has a segment encoding these proteins:
- a CDS encoding HPP family protein has product MFAIYGTSGLMYRGLAEDLRRVVPTLRSVRTRALEPEFDRPLTLPDADAGAARHAEHRGSAHALSSYSQLQRAPQARRALRTVADVMSRKPIALKHDMTVRQGWWTLYQRGVGQAPVLDRNGMIIGLLTRAELMQPERLPTPDGHALVWQALMAQPVTEVMISPVPAVSAQADLRRLALVLLDTGLQGLPVVDAEGRLEGFVTRSDILKAVVHDPPLDLWAG; this is encoded by the coding sequence ATGTTTGCGATCTACGGCACGTCTGGGCTCATGTACCGCGGTTTGGCGGAGGATTTGCGCCGCGTCGTGCCCACCTTGCGCAGCGTGCGCACACGCGCCCTCGAACCCGAGTTCGATCGCCCTTTGACCCTGCCCGATGCCGACGCAGGGGCCGCGCGCCATGCCGAGCACCGCGGCAGCGCCCACGCCCTGAGTTCCTACAGCCAGTTGCAACGGGCGCCGCAGGCGAGGCGGGCGCTGCGCACCGTGGCCGACGTCATGAGCCGCAAACCCATTGCGCTGAAGCACGACATGACCGTGCGCCAAGGCTGGTGGACCTTGTACCAGCGCGGCGTTGGTCAGGCCCCGGTGCTGGATCGCAACGGCATGATCATCGGGCTGCTGACGCGCGCCGAACTGATGCAACCCGAGCGCCTGCCCACTCCCGACGGCCACGCCTTGGTCTGGCAGGCCCTGATGGCGCAGCCCGTGACGGAAGTGATGATCAGCCCCGTGCCCGCCGTGAGCGCCCAAGCCGATCTGCGCCGCTTGGCGCTGGTGCTGCTCGATACCGGTTTGCAAGGCTTGCCGGTGGTCGATGCTGAGGGCCGCCTCGAGGGCTTCGTCACCCGCTCCGACATCCTCAAAGCCGTGGTGCACGACCCGCCGCTGGACCTGTGGGCCGGTTAG
- the hemW gene encoding radical SAM family heme chaperone HemW, with protein sequence MSASPSASPVSSQSVRLERPGRVQLSSLPPLSLYVHLPWCIKKCPYCDFNSHAIDGAAAPPWARYLQALRADLEASLPLVWGRAVHSVFLGGGTPSLLPPEALGRLLSDLRALLPLLPEAEITLEANPGSFERERFADYRSAGVTRLSVGVQSFDDRFLQALGRVHDAAQAHAAVAEAAQHFESFNLDLMYALPGQTLADLQHDLERALFYAPPHLSLYHLTLEPNTVFAKHPPPHLPDDDSAWTMLDAIGARCASAGLQRYEVSAYARADRQCQHNLNYWRFGDYLGIGAGAHGKISFAQRVLRQVRWRDPQRYMEQALQGQPVASEHEVPASELPFEFMLNALRLREGFAVADFAARTGLPLSAIQAPLAKAEAQGWIERDAWRIRPSARGFDFLNDLQALFLP encoded by the coding sequence GTGAGCGCCAGCCCCAGCGCCAGCCCGGTGAGCAGCCAGAGCGTGCGCCTAGAGCGCCCGGGGCGCGTCCAGCTCTCAAGCCTGCCGCCGCTGAGCCTGTACGTGCACCTGCCGTGGTGCATCAAAAAGTGCCCCTACTGCGACTTCAATTCCCACGCCATCGACGGCGCCGCCGCCCCCCCTTGGGCGCGCTACCTGCAAGCCCTGCGCGCCGACCTCGAAGCCAGCCTGCCGCTGGTCTGGGGGCGCGCCGTGCACAGCGTCTTTTTGGGTGGCGGCACGCCCAGCCTGCTGCCGCCCGAGGCGCTCGGGCGCTTGTTGTCCGACCTGCGCGCCCTGCTGCCGCTGCTGCCCGAGGCCGAAATCACGCTCGAAGCCAATCCCGGCAGCTTCGAGCGCGAGCGCTTTGCCGACTACCGCAGCGCCGGCGTGACGCGCCTGAGCGTGGGCGTGCAATCCTTTGACGACCGCTTTTTGCAGGCGCTGGGCCGGGTGCACGACGCCGCCCAGGCGCACGCGGCGGTGGCCGAAGCCGCGCAGCACTTTGAGTCCTTCAACCTCGATCTGATGTACGCACTGCCGGGGCAGACGCTGGCCGATTTGCAGCACGACCTCGAGCGCGCCCTGTTCTACGCGCCGCCGCACCTGTCGCTCTACCACCTCACGCTCGAGCCCAACACCGTGTTTGCCAAGCATCCGCCGCCGCATTTGCCCGACGACGACAGCGCTTGGACCATGCTCGACGCCATCGGCGCGCGCTGCGCCAGCGCCGGGCTGCAGCGCTATGAGGTGTCGGCCTATGCCCGGGCCGATCGCCAATGCCAGCACAACCTGAACTACTGGCGCTTTGGCGACTACCTCGGCATCGGGGCCGGTGCCCACGGCAAGATCAGTTTTGCGCAGCGCGTGCTGCGCCAGGTGCGCTGGCGCGACCCGCAGCGCTACATGGAGCAGGCCTTGCAGGGCCAACCGGTGGCCAGCGAGCACGAGGTGCCGGCGAGCGAGCTGCCGTTCGAATTCATGCTCAACGCGCTGCGCCTGCGCGAGGGCTTTGCCGTGGCCGATTTTGCCGCCCGCACCGGCTTGCCGCTGAGCGCGATCCAAGCCCCGCTGGCCAAGGCCGAAGCCCAAGGCTGGATCGAGCGCGACGCCTGGCGCATCCGGCCCAGTGCGCGCGGTTTTGATTTTCTCAACGACCTGCAAGCCTTGTTTTTGCCCTAG
- the rdgB gene encoding RdgB/HAM1 family non-canonical purine NTP pyrophosphatase yields MTLVLATHNAGKLAELQALFGPLGVRLQSQAELGIPEAAEPHRTFVENALAKARHASAASGLPALADDAGLCVEAFGGQPGVDTAFYATRFGYPKGDAHNVRALLEQMQGLSDRRAALVSTLVALRTPDDPEPLVASGRLHGLITTEAVGTHGFGFDPVLYLPEHGQTCAQLPPELKNRLSHRGQAARAMLELMRQRWLGLEGAA; encoded by the coding sequence CTGACGCTGGTGCTGGCCACCCACAACGCGGGCAAGCTGGCCGAGCTGCAAGCCTTGTTTGGACCTTTGGGCGTGCGCTTGCAAAGCCAGGCCGAATTGGGTATCCCCGAGGCCGCCGAGCCGCACCGCACCTTTGTAGAAAACGCGCTGGCCAAGGCGCGCCACGCCAGCGCCGCCAGCGGCTTGCCCGCGCTGGCCGACGACGCCGGCCTGTGCGTCGAGGCCTTTGGCGGCCAGCCGGGGGTGGACACCGCTTTTTACGCCACCCGCTTTGGCTACCCCAAGGGCGACGCCCACAACGTGCGCGCCCTGCTCGAGCAGATGCAGGGCTTGAGCGACCGGCGCGCGGCCTTGGTCAGCACCCTGGTGGCGCTGCGCACCCCCGACGACCCCGAGCCCCTGGTGGCCAGCGGCCGTCTGCATGGCCTCATCACCACCGAAGCGGTGGGGACGCACGGCTTTGGCTTCGACCCCGTGCTCTACCTGCCCGAGCACGGGCAAACCTGCGCCCAGTTGCCACCCGAGCTCAAAAACCGCCTCAGCCACCGCGGCCAAGCGGCCCGTGCCATGCTGGAGCTGATGCGCCAGCGCTGGCTGGGGCTGGAAGGCGCGGCGTGA
- the rph gene encoding ribonuclease PH — MIPASALTIQPDIQASQRLDARPAHALRPVRITRAYTCHAEGSVLVEFGRTRVLCTASVEDKVPPHQKGSGAGWVTAEYGMLPRATHTRSAREAAKGKQSGRTQEIQRLIGRSLRAVFDLQALGERTLTLDCDVLQADGGTRTAAITGAWVAAHDAVQFLLAQGRLAQSPLLQPVAAVSVGLLQGLALLDLDYDEDSACDTDMNVVMTGAGHFVEVQGTAEGQPFSHEQMGQMLRLAESGITELIGLQRVAVGLPAGALGPC; from the coding sequence ATGATTCCTGCATCCGCCTTGACCATCCAACCAGACATTCAAGCGAGCCAGCGCCTCGACGCCCGCCCGGCCCATGCCTTGCGCCCGGTGCGCATCACCCGCGCCTACACCTGCCACGCCGAAGGCTCGGTGCTGGTCGAGTTTGGCCGTACGCGGGTGCTGTGCACCGCCAGTGTCGAAGACAAGGTGCCGCCGCACCAGAAGGGCAGCGGCGCCGGCTGGGTGACGGCCGAATACGGCATGCTGCCGCGTGCCACCCACACCCGCAGTGCGCGCGAGGCCGCCAAGGGCAAGCAAAGCGGGCGCACGCAAGAGATCCAGCGCCTGATCGGGCGCTCGCTGCGCGCGGTGTTCGACTTGCAGGCGCTGGGCGAGCGCACCCTGACGCTGGACTGCGATGTGCTGCAAGCCGACGGCGGCACCCGCACCGCCGCCATCACCGGCGCCTGGGTGGCGGCGCACGACGCGGTGCAGTTCCTGCTGGCGCAAGGCCGGCTGGCGCAGTCACCCTTGCTCCAACCGGTGGCGGCGGTGTCGGTGGGGCTGCTGCAAGGGCTGGCGCTGCTCGACCTAGACTACGACGAAGACTCGGCCTGCGACACCGATATGAACGTGGTCATGACCGGTGCCGGCCATTTCGTGGAGGTGCAGGGCACCGCCGAAGGCCAACCTTTTAGCCACGAGCAAATGGGCCAGATGCTGCGCTTGGCCGAAAGCGGCATCACCGAGCTCATCGGGCTGCAGCGCGTGGCGGTCGGTTTGCCTGCTGGTGCCTTGGGGCCATGTTGA
- a CDS encoding PP2C family protein-serine/threonine phosphatase, with the protein MKFSVYQVSSQGGRDDNEDRLGYTHSPEGVLLVLADGMGGYSGGERAAEIAVRIYTQSFLAQAKPRLANPPVFLQHTLLQANRAIVDYARSNDLPEQPRTTLVAAVLQDGQLWAVHAGDSRLYGLRDGRVWFRTRDHSHHDKPELFAHLPPPPNRNLLFTCLGSSTPPLFDHTGPLALRPGDQLLLCSDGLWSPLSDDAIASGLQGRSLRDGVPDMVRLALLKAGPHSDNVSLLALEWEGAGAAEPAPQATFDAAPKPNAHNQPPSGADSDVFDLERIEQSIDEIQAAIRRTANGRNRP; encoded by the coding sequence ATGAAATTTTCGGTTTATCAAGTCAGCAGCCAAGGAGGGCGCGACGACAACGAGGACCGCCTGGGCTACACCCACTCTCCGGAGGGGGTTTTGCTCGTCTTGGCCGATGGCATGGGGGGCTACAGTGGCGGCGAGCGTGCGGCCGAGATTGCGGTGCGGATTTATACCCAGTCTTTCCTGGCCCAGGCCAAGCCCCGGCTGGCCAACCCGCCGGTTTTTCTGCAGCACACTTTGCTGCAAGCCAACCGCGCCATCGTCGATTACGCCCGCTCCAACGACCTGCCCGAGCAGCCGCGCACCACCTTGGTGGCGGCGGTGCTGCAAGACGGCCAACTGTGGGCAGTGCACGCAGGCGACTCGCGCTTATACGGGTTGCGCGACGGGCGGGTGTGGTTTCGCACGCGCGACCACAGCCACCATGACAAGCCTGAGCTGTTTGCGCACCTGCCCCCTCCGCCCAATCGGAATCTGCTTTTTACTTGTTTGGGTTCGTCCACGCCGCCTTTGTTCGATCACACCGGCCCTTTGGCGCTGCGCCCTGGCGATCAGTTGCTGTTGTGTTCTGATGGCTTGTGGTCGCCCTTGAGCGACGACGCAATCGCTTCTGGCCTGCAAGGGCGCTCGCTGCGCGATGGCGTACCCGACATGGTGCGCCTGGCCTTGCTCAAGGCCGGCCCGCACAGCGACAACGTGTCTCTGCTGGCGCTGGAGTGGGAGGGCGCCGGAGCTGCCGAGCCGGCGCCCCAAGCCACATTCGACGCAGCCCCTAAGCCAAATGCCCACAACCAGCCGCCCTCCGGGGCGGATAGCGATGTGTTCGATCTGGAGCGCATCGAGCAATCGATCGATGAGATCCAAGCCGCCATCCGCCGCACCGCCAATGGCCGCAACCGACCCTAA
- a CDS encoding serine/threonine protein kinase, whose amino-acid sequence MSKTKPAPLPPDTLIGGYRIVRLLASGGFGLVYLALDPAGLKVALKEYLPAALVLRAAGELLPVVPPEKLSLYRLGLKSFFEEGRALAQISHPSVVGVQNFFRENETVYMVMDLLEGASLQEFIVTARALKRKKILREATIRSLFDELLRGLRIVHQHKMLHLDIKPANVFITDANKAVLIDFGAAREVLSNEGNFVRPMYTPGFAAPEMYQRGAQLGPWTDLYAVGACLYSCMQGYPPHDAPQRLEKDRLPLAMSRLRGLYSDSLIEVVQWCMAMSPTARPQSVFELQKELQREPVPTFTPPSLADKLRQQVGRIWPGSAKLPVTPSGRSSFYPKS is encoded by the coding sequence ATGTCAAAGACCAAACCCGCCCCCCTGCCCCCCGACACCCTCATAGGCGGTTACCGGATCGTGCGCCTGCTGGCCAGCGGCGGCTTTGGCTTGGTTTATCTGGCGCTTGATCCCGCTGGGCTCAAGGTGGCGCTCAAGGAGTACCTGCCGGCTGCTTTGGTTCTGCGCGCTGCCGGCGAGCTCTTGCCGGTGGTGCCGCCCGAAAAGCTCTCGCTGTACCGCCTAGGCCTGAAAAGTTTTTTTGAAGAAGGACGGGCGCTGGCGCAGATTTCGCATCCTTCGGTGGTGGGGGTGCAGAATTTTTTTCGCGAAAACGAGACCGTTTATATGGTCATGGACTTGCTCGAGGGCGCCTCGTTGCAAGAGTTCATCGTCACGGCGCGCGCGCTCAAGCGCAAAAAGATTTTGCGCGAGGCCACCATCCGCTCGCTCTTTGATGAGTTGTTGCGCGGCTTGCGTATCGTGCATCAGCACAAAATGCTGCACCTGGACATCAAGCCCGCCAACGTGTTCATCACCGACGCCAACAAGGCCGTGTTGATCGATTTTGGCGCCGCGCGCGAGGTGCTGAGCAACGAAGGCAACTTCGTGCGCCCCATGTACACCCCGGGCTTTGCTGCCCCCGAGATGTACCAGCGCGGTGCCCAGTTGGGCCCCTGGACCGATCTGTACGCCGTGGGTGCCTGCCTGTACTCTTGCATGCAGGGCTACCCGCCCCATGACGCGCCGCAGCGCCTCGAAAAAGACCGGCTGCCGCTGGCCATGTCGCGCCTGCGTGGCTTGTACTCCGACAGCCTGATCGAGGTTGTGCAGTGGTGTATGGCGATGTCGCCCACCGCGCGGCCGCAGTCGGTGTTCGAGCTACAAAAAGAATTGCAGCGCGAACCGGTTCCCACCTTTACCCCGCCTAGCCTGGCCGACAAGCTGCGCCAGCAGGTCGGCCGCATCTGGCCGGGTTCAGCCAAACTGCCGGTCACGCCCTCGGGGCGCTCCAGTTTTTATCCCAAGTCATGA
- a CDS encoding YicC/YloC family endoribonuclease codes for MPVYSMTGYACASQRLRPAAAPEHAPELVLGVEIRSVNSRFLDLGFRLSDELRASEPALRERVQALLKRGKVEVRAWVEGRTDAGWRAPSSAELQKLLAMQDQIRTWMPQARELSVAELLQLVARSTPLPSALTEAVSGLFEQVLHDLRSAREREGARLAQTLHERLQQLQALAQQAQPLVPAQVEQQRLRFLERWNEAMGHTATASVSAPAPAAAQERALSEATAYALRLDIAEELTRLQSHLKEIGQLLERGGEVGKRLDFLIQELQREANTLGSKSSSLALTRIAVDMKVLIEQMREQVQNLE; via the coding sequence GTGCCAGTTTACAGCATGACCGGTTATGCCTGCGCCAGCCAGCGCCTGCGCCCCGCCGCAGCCCCCGAGCACGCGCCCGAACTCGTGCTGGGGGTCGAGATTCGCTCCGTCAACAGCCGCTTTCTGGACTTGGGCTTTCGCTTGAGCGACGAGCTGCGCGCCAGCGAACCAGCGTTGCGCGAGCGCGTGCAAGCGCTTCTCAAGCGCGGCAAGGTCGAGGTGCGCGCGTGGGTCGAGGGCCGGACCGACGCCGGTTGGCGCGCCCCCAGCAGCGCCGAACTGCAAAAACTGCTCGCCATGCAAGACCAAATCCGCACTTGGATGCCGCAAGCGCGCGAGCTCTCGGTGGCCGAGCTGCTGCAGCTGGTGGCGCGTTCGACCCCGCTCCCCAGCGCCCTGACCGAGGCCGTATCCGGCTTGTTCGAGCAGGTGCTGCACGATTTGCGCAGCGCCCGCGAACGCGAAGGCGCACGCTTGGCCCAGACGCTGCACGAGCGCTTGCAGCAACTGCAGGCGCTGGCGCAGCAGGCGCAACCGCTGGTGCCGGCCCAGGTCGAGCAGCAGCGCTTGCGCTTTCTGGAGCGCTGGAACGAGGCCATGGGCCACACCGCCACCGCATCCGTTTCGGCCCCGGCCCCGGCCGCCGCCCAAGAGCGCGCCCTGAGCGAAGCCACCGCCTACGCCCTGCGGCTCGACATCGCCGAGGAACTGACGCGGCTGCAGTCGCACCTCAAGGAAATCGGGCAACTGCTCGAGCGCGGCGGCGAGGTGGGCAAGCGACTCGACTTCCTGATTCAAGAGCTGCAACGCGAGGCCAACACCTTGGGCAGCAAATCGTCCAGCTTGGCGCTGACGCGCATCGCCGTCGATATGAAGGTGCTGATCGAGCAGATGCGCGAACAGGTGCAAAACCTCGAATGA
- the gmk gene encoding guanylate kinase, which translates to MDYPGNLYVVCAASGTGKSSLVKAWRQADAQLALSVSHTTRAPRGQERDGREYHFVSASTFDQLLAEGAFVEWAHVHGQRYGTSRQALADALRSGADLVLEIDYQGALQIKQQFPHAALIFVLPPSWDELRQRLQRRAEDSAEVIELRLRNAVAEVAQVDRFDFVIINDSFERALLDLQTIAQAQRLRVATQRRQRAAIFAALQI; encoded by the coding sequence ATGGACTACCCCGGCAACCTCTACGTCGTCTGTGCCGCCAGCGGCACCGGCAAATCGAGCTTGGTCAAGGCCTGGCGCCAAGCCGACGCGCAACTGGCGCTGTCGGTCTCGCACACCACCCGGGCGCCGCGCGGACAGGAGCGCGATGGGCGCGAGTACCACTTCGTGAGCGCCTCGACCTTTGACCAGTTGCTGGCCGAGGGCGCTTTTGTGGAGTGGGCGCACGTGCACGGCCAGCGCTACGGCACCTCGCGCCAGGCGCTGGCCGACGCGCTGCGCAGCGGCGCCGACCTGGTGCTGGAGATCGACTACCAAGGCGCGCTGCAGATCAAGCAGCAGTTCCCCCATGCGGCCCTGATCTTTGTCCTGCCCCCGAGCTGGGACGAGCTGCGCCAGCGCCTGCAGCGGCGTGCCGAAGACAGCGCCGAGGTGATCGAACTGCGGCTGCGCAATGCGGTGGCCGAGGTGGCGCAAGTCGATCGCTTCGACTTCGTTATAATCAACGATTCTTTTGAGCGCGCCTTGCTCGATCTGCAGACGATCGCCCAGGCTCAGCGCTTGCGTGTGGCCACCCAGCGTCGCCAGCGCGCCGCGATCTTCGCGGCCCTGCAAATCTAA
- the rpoZ gene encoding DNA-directed RNA polymerase subunit omega, with amino-acid sequence MARITVEDCLEKIPNRFQLVLAATYRARMLNQGHTPKVESKNKAVVTALREIADGKIGLEMLKKVPS; translated from the coding sequence ATGGCCCGCATCACCGTCGAAGATTGTCTGGAAAAAATCCCCAACCGCTTTCAGCTCGTGTTGGCCGCCACCTACCGGGCGCGCATGCTCAACCAGGGCCACACCCCCAAGGTCGAGAGCAAAAACAAAGCGGTGGTGACCGCCCTGCGCGAAATTGCCGACGGCAAAATCGGGCTGGAAATGCTCAAAAAAGTACCCTCCTGA
- a CDS encoding RelA/SpoT family protein → MSEQAIATTETGASAAPQALVAARFSALEAALDYLSAAEIEQVRQAFRFADQAHAGQLRNNGDPYVTHPIAVALQCTEWKLDAQALCAALMHDVLEDCGCTKDDLVQAFGPQVADLVDGLTKLDKLEFDSREQNQAESFRKMLLAMARDVRVILIKLADRTHNMRTLGDMPRRKWGRISAETLEIYAPIAHRLGLNNNYRELQDLAFRHLHPWRYQALSKALDKSRTRRKDLVAKVRGEIEGAFLRHGLEARIVGREKTLYSIYNKMDSKHLSFAQVTDLYGFRVILPELLDCYRALGILHQIYKPLPGKFRDYIAIAKMNGYQSLHTTLVGPLGANIEFQLRTPAMDVVAESGVAAHWLYKSSAPDAQAAIEPDAQWLQSLLDIQHLTHDAAEFLDHIKIDLFPDSVYVFTPKSRILTLAHGATVVDFAYTIHSDVGSRAIGAKVNGEQVPLSTRLKNGDVVEILTSPHAQPNPAWLGFVKTGRARSKIRNHLKTLALEESHALGERLLLQALRAEGFIGLPDDADEAHQAAWDKLLRFAGNRNRRELLTDLGLGKRIAGMVAKKLAALLGEIGHKPDVLLISQERYGIAAADQASQGVVSLDGSEGASVQYADCCLPIPGDRIVGYLGKGDGLVVHTDDCPVGKRLLRRDSERFLEVEWAEEPARAFETSVLVTVNNGTGVLAKVAAALAAAEADITHLHMGDERGQNTIDLRFALAVRDRVHLAQVLRQLKRTASVVRAQRLRPQRPGS, encoded by the coding sequence ATGAGCGAGCAAGCCATCGCCACCACCGAAACCGGCGCCTCGGCCGCACCGCAGGCCTTGGTTGCGGCCCGCTTTTCCGCGCTCGAGGCGGCTTTGGATTACCTCAGCGCCGCCGAAATCGAACAAGTGCGGCAGGCCTTTCGCTTTGCCGACCAAGCCCACGCCGGGCAGTTGCGCAACAACGGCGACCCCTACGTCACGCACCCGATCGCCGTGGCGCTGCAGTGCACCGAATGGAAACTCGATGCCCAAGCCCTGTGCGCGGCGCTGATGCACGACGTGCTCGAAGACTGCGGCTGCACCAAAGACGATCTGGTGCAAGCCTTTGGCCCCCAAGTGGCCGATCTGGTTGACGGCCTGACCAAGCTCGACAAGCTCGAATTCGACAGCCGCGAGCAAAACCAAGCCGAATCTTTTCGCAAAATGCTGCTGGCGATGGCGCGCGACGTGCGCGTGATCCTCATCAAGCTGGCCGACCGCACCCACAACATGCGCACCCTGGGCGACATGCCGCGGCGCAAATGGGGCCGCATCAGCGCCGAAACGCTCGAAATCTACGCCCCCATCGCGCACCGGCTGGGCCTGAACAACAACTACCGCGAACTGCAAGACCTCGCCTTCAGGCACCTGCACCCTTGGCGCTATCAGGCGCTCTCCAAAGCGCTGGACAAATCGCGAACCCGCCGCAAAGACCTCGTGGCCAAGGTGCGCGGCGAGATCGAGGGCGCGTTTTTGCGCCACGGCCTCGAGGCGCGCATTGTCGGGCGTGAAAAAACGCTCTACTCGATCTACAACAAAATGGACAGCAAGCACCTGTCCTTTGCCCAAGTCACCGACCTGTACGGTTTTCGCGTCATCCTGCCCGAGCTGCTGGATTGCTACCGGGCGCTGGGCATCCTGCACCAGATCTACAAACCGCTGCCGGGCAAGTTCCGCGACTACATCGCCATCGCCAAGATGAACGGCTACCAGTCGCTGCACACCACGCTGGTCGGGCCATTGGGCGCCAACATCGAATTCCAGTTGCGCACCCCGGCGATGGACGTGGTGGCCGAATCCGGCGTGGCCGCGCACTGGCTCTACAAATCGAGCGCGCCCGACGCCCAGGCCGCCATCGAGCCCGATGCGCAGTGGCTGCAATCGCTGCTCGACATCCAGCACCTGACGCACGACGCGGCCGAATTTTTGGACCACATCAAGATCGACCTGTTTCCGGATTCGGTCTATGTGTTCACGCCCAAGAGCCGCATCCTCACGCTGGCGCACGGCGCCACGGTGGTGGATTTTGCCTACACCATCCACTCCGATGTCGGCAGCCGCGCCATCGGGGCCAAGGTCAACGGCGAGCAGGTGCCCTTGAGCACCCGGCTCAAAAACGGCGACGTGGTCGAAATCCTCACCTCGCCGCACGCGCAACCCAACCCGGCTTGGCTCGGATTCGTCAAAACCGGGCGCGCGCGCTCCAAAATCCGCAACCACCTCAAAACGCTGGCGCTCGAAGAATCGCACGCACTGGGCGAGCGCTTGCTGCTGCAGGCGCTGCGCGCCGAGGGTTTCATCGGCTTGCCCGACGACGCCGACGAAGCGCACCAAGCGGCGTGGGACAAACTGCTGCGCTTTGCCGGCAACCGCAACCGGCGCGAACTGCTCACCGACCTTGGTCTGGGCAAGCGCATCGCTGGCATGGTGGCCAAAAAACTGGCTGCGCTGCTGGGCGAGATCGGCCACAAGCCCGACGTGCTGCTGATCAGCCAAGAGCGCTACGGCATCGCCGCCGCCGACCAAGCCAGCCAAGGCGTGGTCTCGCTCGACGGCAGCGAAGGCGCCTCGGTGCAATACGCCGACTGTTGCCTGCCGATTCCGGGCGACCGCATCGTCGGCTATCTGGGCAAGGGCGACGGCTTGGTGGTGCACACCGACGACTGCCCCGTCGGCAAGCGCCTGCTGCGCCGCGACAGCGAGCGCTTCCTCGAGGTCGAATGGGCCGAGGAGCCGGCACGGGCGTTCGAGACCAGCGTGCTCGTGACCGTGAACAACGGCACCGGCGTGCTGGCCAAGGTGGCGGCGGCACTGGCGGCGGCAGAGGCCGACATCACGCACCTGCACATGGGCGACGAGCGCGGCCAAAACACCATCGACCTGCGCTTTGCGCTGGCGGTGCGCGACCGCGTGCACCTGGCCCAGGTGCTGCGCCAGCTTAAGCGCACGGCGTCGGTGGTGCGGGCGCAACGCCTGCGGCCGCAGCGGCCGGGTAGCTGA
- the greB gene encoding transcription elongation factor GreB, with product MSKAFTKETDADDGADDTPGAAALPAGGKNYITPAGHQRLRAELLHLLDVERPRVVEVVHWAASNGDRSENGDYLYGKKRLREIDRRIRFLTRRLDIAVVVDPSLQHGSEQVFFGARVRYARADGSEATVQILGIDEAEPSLGQISWVAPVAQALLKARVGDEVRVHTPAGWELLEVLEVSYPAAAAAGVAPAPPTPCA from the coding sequence ATGAGCAAAGCCTTCACCAAAGAAACCGATGCCGACGACGGCGCGGACGATACCCCCGGTGCCGCCGCGCTGCCCGCTGGCGGCAAAAATTACATCACACCCGCCGGCCACCAGCGCCTGCGCGCCGAGCTCTTGCACCTGCTCGACGTCGAGCGCCCGCGCGTGGTCGAGGTGGTGCACTGGGCCGCCAGCAACGGCGACCGCTCGGAAAACGGCGACTACCTGTATGGCAAGAAGCGCCTGCGCGAGATCGACCGCCGCATCCGTTTTTTGACGCGCCGACTCGACATCGCGGTGGTGGTCGACCCCAGCCTACAGCACGGCAGCGAGCAGGTGTTTTTTGGTGCTCGGGTACGCTACGCTCGCGCCGACGGCAGCGAGGCCACGGTGCAGATCTTGGGCATCGACGAGGCCGAACCGAGCCTGGGGCAGATCAGTTGGGTGGCACCCGTGGCGCAGGCGCTGCTCAAAGCGCGGGTGGGCGATGAGGTGCGGGTGCACACCCCCGCGGGTTGGGAGCTGCTGGAGGTGCTGGAAGTCAGCTACCCGGCCGCTGCGGCCGCAGGCGTTGCGCCCGCACCACCGACGCCGTGCGCTTAA